A single region of the Panthera tigris isolate Pti1 chromosome B1, P.tigris_Pti1_mat1.1, whole genome shotgun sequence genome encodes:
- the CB1H4orf48 gene encoding neuropeptide-like protein C4orf48 homolog, with amino-acid sequence MAPPPPCRLPRSLPPWLLLLLLSVALLGSQARAEPAAGSAVPAQSRPCVDCHAFEFMQRALQDLRKTAYSLDSRTETLLLQAERRALCACWPAGR; translated from the exons ATGGCCCCCCCGCCTCCGTGCAGGCTCCCGAGGTCGCTGCCGccgtggctgctgctgctgctgttgagTGTGGCGCTGCTGGGCTCCCAGGCCCGAGCCGAGCCCGCCGCTGGGAGCGCCGTCCCCGCGCAGA GCCGCCCGTGTGTGGACTGCCACGCGTTCGAGTTCATGCAGCGCGCCCTGCAGGATCTTCGGAAGACGGCCTACAGCCTGGACTCGAGG ACGGAGACCCTCCTGCTGCAGGCCGAGCGCCGGGCCCTGTGTGCCTGCTGGCCTGCCGGGCGCTGA